One Streptomyces sp. SAI-135 DNA segment encodes these proteins:
- a CDS encoding TIGR03936 family radical SAM-associated protein has translation MQRIRLRYTKRGRLRFTSHRDFQRAFERALRRAEVPMAYSAGFTPHPKVSYANAAPTGTGSEAEYLEIALTQARDPEKLRLLLDESLPAGLDVVDAVEARTSGLADRLTASVWELRLDGVEPAEAERAVAAFNAAEAVEVQRTMKNGLRTFDARPAVVHLETHSEPADRPTDQPCAILRLVVRHVTPAVRPDDVLSGLRAVADLAPPVPAAVTRLAQGLLDEETGTVTDPLAPDREAVEAHSTAEPTAAAKAPA, from the coding sequence GTGCAGCGCATCCGACTGCGCTACACCAAGCGCGGCCGCCTCCGGTTCACCAGCCACCGTGACTTCCAGCGCGCCTTCGAGCGGGCGTTGCGCCGTGCCGAGGTGCCCATGGCGTACTCGGCGGGGTTCACACCGCATCCGAAGGTGTCGTACGCCAATGCCGCACCCACCGGCACGGGCAGTGAGGCGGAGTACCTGGAGATCGCGCTCACACAGGCGCGCGACCCGGAGAAGCTCCGGCTCCTCCTCGACGAGTCGCTGCCCGCCGGGCTCGACGTCGTCGACGCGGTCGAGGCCCGGACCTCGGGACTCGCCGACCGGCTCACCGCTTCCGTGTGGGAGCTCAGGCTGGACGGCGTGGAGCCGGCCGAGGCCGAGCGCGCGGTCGCCGCGTTCAACGCCGCCGAGGCGGTCGAGGTCCAGCGCACCATGAAGAACGGCCTCAGGACCTTCGACGCCCGCCCCGCGGTCGTACACCTTGAAACGCACAGTGAACCTGCTGATAGGCCGACCGACCAGCCCTGTGCGATACTGCGGCTGGTTGTTCGGCACGTGACGCCTGCCGTACGACCCGACGACGTCCTGTCCGGTCTCCGCGCCGTGGCCGACCTGGCGCCGCCGGTCCCCGCAGCGGTGACCAGGCTGGCGCAGGGGCTGCTCGATGAAGAGACCGGCACGGTGACCGACCCGCTCGCGCCCGACCGCGAGGCAGTCGAGGCCCACTCAACGGCCGAACCGACTGCCGCCGCGAAGGCGCCGGCGTAA
- a CDS encoding TerD family protein, with the protein MITLTKEDGPADLDGVTHLSIGVSWDPTAGASGGVIGKLRRKTGTDLDLIAIAMHDGDPVRLAGLDSLDPIGNGSLLHSGDNQTGHGDGDDETVTVEFAKIPPHITSIVFVAAAYKKGSSFQKARNISFKVYDATGGSSQQVADIWPSMLTTDNGCAVAKAVRVGTTWKLEVINVTGKIKQGDELALMRFAASK; encoded by the coding sequence ATGATTACGCTGACGAAGGAAGACGGTCCCGCCGACCTGGACGGTGTGACCCATCTGTCCATAGGGGTCTCCTGGGACCCCACCGCGGGGGCCAGCGGTGGGGTGATCGGAAAGCTCCGCCGCAAGACCGGCACGGACCTCGACCTGATCGCCATCGCCATGCACGACGGCGACCCGGTACGCCTGGCGGGCCTGGACTCGCTCGACCCCATCGGCAACGGCTCCCTGCTCCACAGCGGCGACAACCAGACCGGCCACGGGGACGGCGACGACGAGACGGTCACCGTCGAGTTCGCGAAGATCCCGCCGCACATCACGTCGATCGTCTTCGTCGCCGCCGCCTACAAGAAGGGCAGTTCCTTCCAGAAGGCCCGCAACATCAGCTTCAAGGTGTACGACGCCACCGGCGGCAGCTCCCAGCAGGTCGCCGACATCTGGCCGAGCATGCTCACCACCGACAACGGCTGCGCGGTCGCCAAGGCGGTCCGGGTCGGCACCACCTGGAAGCTCGAGGTCATCAACGTCACCGGCAAGATCAAGCAGGGCGACGAACTGGCGCTGATGCGCTTCGCCGCGAGCAAGTAG
- a CDS encoding DUF899 family protein, whose product MTAHALPPVVDASTWEHRLEELRAREKAATRELDAIAAERRRLPMVELPDYTLEGEDGPVRLADVFEGKRQLIVYHHMWSAGQEWQCPGCTGFTSQYTRLEFLDNYDARFVVVTQGPIEEALAYRERVGNRMTWYSTANSPFGADVGAPPDGGFAVNVFLRDGDKVYRTWHTDGRGTEQLGHTFALIDLLPYGRQEQWQDSPEGWPQSPTYSRWATSKDIAALYGPDAAGAH is encoded by the coding sequence ATGACCGCACACGCACTGCCTCCCGTCGTCGACGCCTCGACGTGGGAGCACCGGCTCGAGGAACTGCGGGCCCGGGAGAAGGCCGCCACCCGGGAGCTCGACGCCATCGCCGCCGAGCGTCGCCGCCTGCCGATGGTGGAGCTGCCCGACTACACCCTGGAGGGCGAGGACGGCCCCGTACGGCTGGCGGACGTCTTCGAGGGCAAGCGGCAGCTGATCGTCTACCACCACATGTGGTCCGCCGGCCAGGAGTGGCAGTGTCCGGGCTGCACCGGCTTCACCTCGCAGTACACCCGCCTGGAGTTCCTGGACAACTACGACGCCCGGTTCGTCGTCGTCACCCAGGGCCCGATCGAGGAGGCCCTGGCCTACCGGGAGCGGGTCGGCAACAGGATGACCTGGTACTCCACCGCGAACAGCCCCTTCGGGGCGGACGTCGGCGCCCCGCCGGACGGCGGATTCGCGGTCAACGTCTTCCTGCGCGACGGCGACAAGGTCTACCGCACCTGGCACACCGACGGCCGCGGCACCGAGCAGCTCGGCCACACCTTCGCCCTGATCGACCTCCTCCCCTACGGCCGCCAGGAGCAGTGGCAGGACTCCCCGGAAGGCTGGCCCCAGTCCCCCACCTACAGCCGCTGGGCCACGTCCAAGGACATCGCGGCGCTCTACGGTCCGGACGCCGCCGGCGCTCACTGA
- a CDS encoding class II glutamine amidotransferase, with product MCRWIAYSGTPVLLSHVLFEPRHNLIDQSLHSRMGVETTNGDGFGIGWYAQDLTTPAVLRDVGPAWNNRNLQEVAHHVSSGLFFAHIRATTGTAVQQTNCHPFRWDRWLWMHNGMINEFHRLRRDLALAVDPALYPEMEGSTDSELMFYLSLTFGLTEDPPGAVARMAGLVEETGRRHGVPHPLQMTVALSDGARLWAFRYSSEGASRSLFYSTRVESLRALHPDTAFLREVGDETRLVVSEPLGDLPGAWNEVPESSYGVVQPGEDVLHPFKPRLHQL from the coding sequence ATGTGCCGTTGGATCGCCTATTCAGGCACGCCTGTCCTGCTCAGCCACGTCCTGTTCGAGCCTCGGCACAACCTGATCGACCAGAGCCTGCACTCCCGCATGGGAGTGGAGACCACCAACGGCGACGGTTTCGGCATCGGCTGGTACGCACAGGACCTCACCACACCGGCGGTCCTGCGGGACGTGGGCCCCGCCTGGAACAACCGCAATCTTCAGGAAGTCGCTCACCACGTTAGTTCGGGCCTGTTCTTCGCCCACATCAGGGCGACGACCGGAACAGCCGTCCAGCAGACCAACTGCCATCCCTTCCGCTGGGACCGCTGGCTGTGGATGCACAACGGCATGATCAACGAATTCCACCGGCTCCGACGTGACCTGGCCCTGGCCGTCGACCCGGCCCTCTATCCCGAGATGGAGGGTTCCACCGACTCCGAGCTGATGTTCTACCTGTCCCTGACCTTCGGTCTCACCGAGGACCCGCCGGGCGCCGTGGCCCGCATGGCCGGCCTGGTCGAGGAGACGGGACGCAGACACGGCGTCCCCCACCCCCTCCAGATGACCGTCGCCCTCTCGGACGGTGCCCGTCTCTGGGCTTTCCGCTACTCCAGCGAGGGGGCCTCAAGGTCCCTCTTCTACAGCACCAGGGTGGAATCCCTGCGCGCCCTCCACCCCGACACCGCGTTCCTGCGCGAGGTGGGCGACGAGACCCGCCTGGTCGTCTCCGAGCCCCTGGGCGACCTCCCCGGCGCCTGGAACGAAGTCCCCGAGAGCAGCTACGGCGTCGTCCAGCCGGGCGAGGACGTACTCCACCCCTTCAAGCCCCGCCTCCATCAGCTGTAG
- a CDS encoding recombinase family protein has product MSTMINWCLRYGKNLVSKHDAIDLTTTTGKIMVTIIGGIAEIEAANTSTRVTSLWDYTKTQSAWLVGMPAFGYETADDEAGRIVLVIDKDAYRGTALVPQRRDETEARIRPSNGQGSRPSRPLRTRSDHLHPSPPTPEPSAHGLPRGGGQERGRAPVEDRAG; this is encoded by the coding sequence CTGAGCACCATGATCAACTGGTGCCTCAGGTACGGGAAGAACCTGGTCTCCAAGCACGACGCGATCGATCTGACCACGACGACCGGGAAGATCATGGTCACGATCATCGGCGGCATCGCCGAAATCGAGGCCGCCAACACGAGCACCCGCGTCACAAGCCTCTGGGACTACACGAAGACACAGAGCGCCTGGCTCGTGGGCATGCCCGCCTTCGGCTACGAAACGGCGGACGACGAGGCCGGCCGGATCGTCCTCGTCATCGACAAGGACGCGTACAGGGGCACTGCACTGGTGCCGCAACGCCGCGATGAGACCGAAGCCCGCATCCGCCCGTCGAATGGCCAAGGTTCTCGTCCGAGCCGGCCTCTGCGGACCAGGTCTGACCACCTCCACCCTTCTCCGCCGACTCCGGAACCCAGCGCTCACGGGCTACCGCGTGGAGGAGGACAAGAACGGGGGCGTGCGCCGGTCGAAGATCGTGCTGGGTAG
- a CDS encoding arsenate reductase ArsC, with the protein MSDKPSVLFVCVHNAGRSQMAAAWLSHLAEGRAEVRSAGSNPGDKVNPAAVEAMAEVGIDISAEIPKILTVDAVKESDVCITMGCGDTCPIFPGKRYLDWQLDDPAGQGVDAVRPIRDEIERRVRGLLEELDVPVKR; encoded by the coding sequence ATGTCCGACAAGCCCTCCGTGCTCTTCGTCTGTGTCCACAACGCGGGCCGCTCGCAGATGGCCGCAGCGTGGCTGAGCCACCTGGCCGAGGGCCGCGCAGAGGTCCGCTCCGCCGGGTCCAACCCGGGCGACAAGGTCAACCCCGCCGCCGTCGAAGCCATGGCTGAGGTGGGTATCGACATCTCCGCCGAGATTCCGAAGATCCTGACCGTGGACGCGGTCAAGGAGTCGGATGTGTGCATCACCATGGGGTGCGGCGACACCTGCCCGATCTTCCCGGGCAAGCGGTACCTGGATTGGCAGCTGGACGATCCGGCCGGCCAAGGTGTGGACGCGGTCCGTCCGATCCGTGACGAGATCGAGCGGCGGGTCCGTGGTCTCCTCGAAGAACTGGACGTGCCGGTTAAGCGCTGA
- a CDS encoding metalloregulator ArsR/SmtB family transcription factor translates to MLTSVDTDLLRVLADPLRLQIVTLLAEETLCTTHLVEETGAKQTNLSNHLRVLREAGIVETEPCGRFTYYKLRADVIASLAGQFADLAESARTAADNKRSCP, encoded by the coding sequence ATGCTGACGTCAGTCGACACTGATCTGTTGCGGGTTCTGGCCGACCCGCTCAGGCTCCAGATCGTCACCCTGCTCGCCGAAGAGACGCTGTGCACCACTCACCTCGTGGAGGAGACCGGTGCCAAGCAGACCAACCTCTCCAACCATCTGAGAGTGCTGCGCGAAGCCGGGATCGTCGAGACCGAGCCATGCGGTCGGTTCACCTACTACAAGCTGCGCGCGGACGTCATCGCATCGCTTGCCGGCCAGTTCGCCGACCTGGCCGAGTCCGCTCGCACCGCCGCCGACAACAAGCGGTCCTGCCCCTGA
- a CDS encoding aquaporin: MTATPEAAAESPIPTAEPQPAPGATPPRKPLAARAAAELIGTAALVAVVVGSGIQATELTKDVGVQLLANSLATVFGLGVLILLLGPVSGAHFNPVVTLAEWWTGQRGGAGVTIREAAVYVPAQIAGAVAGAVLADAMFGEPLVEWSTHDRSAGHLLLGEVVATAGLILLIFGLARTDQLRFAPVAVASYIGAAYWFTSSTSFANPAVTIGRTFSDTFAGIAPGSLLGFIGMQLIGGVIGLALVALVFSPKQATAK; this comes from the coding sequence TTGACCGCCACGCCCGAGGCCGCCGCCGAGTCACCGATACCGACGGCCGAACCGCAGCCCGCTCCAGGCGCCACCCCACCGCGCAAGCCACTGGCCGCACGTGCCGCCGCTGAGCTCATCGGCACTGCCGCTCTCGTCGCGGTCGTGGTCGGCTCCGGCATCCAGGCCACCGAACTGACCAAGGACGTAGGGGTGCAGTTGCTCGCCAACTCCCTGGCCACGGTCTTCGGCCTCGGCGTCCTGATCCTCCTGCTCGGCCCCGTCTCCGGTGCCCACTTCAACCCCGTGGTGACGCTGGCCGAGTGGTGGACAGGCCAGCGCGGCGGGGCAGGCGTGACCATCCGCGAGGCGGCCGTCTACGTCCCCGCACAGATCGCGGGTGCCGTTGCGGGTGCCGTCCTGGCGGACGCGATGTTCGGCGAGCCCCTGGTCGAATGGTCCACGCACGACCGGTCCGCGGGACACCTGCTGTTGGGCGAGGTAGTCGCCACGGCGGGCCTGATCCTGCTGATCTTCGGCCTGGCCCGCACCGATCAACTGCGCTTCGCCCCTGTGGCAGTCGCCTCCTACATCGGTGCCGCCTACTGGTTCACGTCCTCCACGTCTTTCGCCAACCCGGCGGTGACCATCGGCCGAACCTTCAGCGACACCTTCGCGGGCATCGCTCCGGGCTCCCTGCTGGGCTTCATCGGCATGCAGCTGATCGGCGGGGTGATCGGACTGGCGCTGGTCGCCCTCGTGTTCTCGCCGAAGCAGGCCACCGCTAAGTGA
- a CDS encoding metalloregulator ArsR/SmtB family transcription factor: MSNTKVLPLLESGAAEPVAPCCPPLTERPFTAEEAETAARMFKALGDPVRLRLFSAVASHPGGEACVCDISDVGVSQPTVSHHLKKLKDAGLLTSERRGTWVYYRVEPSVLAAMGRLLTIDPAAA; the protein is encoded by the coding sequence ATGTCGAATACCAAGGTGCTGCCGCTGCTGGAGTCCGGAGCCGCCGAGCCCGTGGCGCCTTGCTGCCCGCCGCTGACCGAGCGCCCGTTCACGGCCGAGGAGGCGGAAACGGCCGCGCGGATGTTCAAGGCGCTCGGTGACCCGGTGCGGCTGCGGCTGTTCTCGGCGGTGGCCTCACACCCCGGCGGCGAGGCATGCGTGTGCGACATCTCCGACGTGGGCGTCTCCCAGCCGACCGTTTCCCACCACCTGAAGAAGCTCAAGGATGCCGGCCTGCTCACCTCGGAGCGGCGCGGGACCTGGGTGTACTACCGGGTCGAGCCCTCGGTCTTGGCGGCGATGGGCAGGTTGCTGACGATCGATCCGGCTGCGGCCTGA